In Poecile atricapillus isolate bPoeAtr1 chromosome W, bPoeAtr1.hap1, whole genome shotgun sequence, one DNA window encodes the following:
- the LOC131592505 gene encoding heterogeneous nuclear ribonucleoprotein K isoform X2, translating to METEQQEETFTNTETNDLSTGKRPAEDMEEEQAFKRSRNTDEMVELRILLQSKNAGAVIGKGGKNIKALRTDYNASVSVPDSSGPERILSISADTETIGEILKKIIPTLEEYQHYKGSDFDCELRLLIHQSLAGGIIGVKGAKIKELRENTQTTIKLFQECCPHSTDRVVLIGGKPDRVVECIKIILDLISESPIKGRAQPYDPNFYDETYDYGGFTMMFDDRRGRPVGFPMRGRGGFDRMPPGRGGRPMPPSRRDYDDMSPRRGPPPPPPGRGGRGGSRARNLPLPPPPPPRGGDLMSYDRRGRPGDRYDGMMMQCHVDACDDMQPPELFEGGSGYDYSYTGGRGSYGDLGGPIITTQVTIPKDLAGSIIGKGGQRIKQIRHESGASIKIDEPLEGSEDRIITITGTQDQIQNAQYLLQNSVKQYSGKFF from the exons ATGGAGACTGAACAACAGGAAGAGACCTTTAccaacacagagacaaatg ACCTGTCTACAGGCAAACGTCCTGCAGAAGATATGGAAGAAGAACAGGCCTTCAAAAGGTCTCGGAATACAGATGAGATGGTTGAATTGCGCATTTTGCTTCAAAGCAAA AATGCTGGAGCAGTGATTGGAAAAGGTGGCAAAAATATTAAGGCACTTCGTACAGAT TACAATGCAAGTGTTTCAGTCCCAGACAGCAGTGGCCCCGAGCG TATCTTGAGTATAAGTGCAGATACAGAGACAATTGGAGAAATCTTGAAGAAGATTATCCCTACTTTGGAAGAG TACCAGCACTACAAAGGTAGTGACTTTGACTGTGAATTAAGACTTCTAATTCACCAAAGTCTAGCAGGAGGAATTATTGGTGTCAAGGGTGCTAAAATCAAAGAACTCAGAGAG AACACTCAAACCACCATTAAGCTCTTTCAAGAATGTTGTCCTCATTCCACTGATAGAGTGGTGCTTATTGGTGGGAAACCTGATAGAGTTGTGGAATGTATCAAGATTATCTTGGATCTTATCTCTGAG TCTCCCATTAAAGGACGGGCCCAGCCTTATGATCCAAATTTCTATGATGAAACATATGACTATGGTGGCTTCACAATGATGTTTGATGATAGAAGGGGACGTCCAGTAGGCTTTCCCATGCGTGGAAGAGGAGGCTTCGATCGAATGCCTCCTGGTCGTGGTGGACGACCTATGCCTCCATCAAGAAGAGATTATGATGATATGAGCCCTCGCAGAGGACCTCCACCACCGCCACCAGGCCGTGGTGGCAGAGGTGGCAGCAGAGCTCGtaatcttcctcttcctcctccaccaCCTCCTCGTGGCGG aGATCTTATGTCTTATGACCGAAGAGGTAGACCTGGAGACCGTTATGATGGAATG ATGATGCAGTGTCATGTAGATGCCTGCGATGACATGCAGCCACCAGAGTTG TTTGAGGGTGGTTCTGGATATG ACTATTCTTACACAGGGGGCCGTGGTTCATATGGAGATCTTGGTGGACCCATCATCACAACACAAGTAACAATTCCCAAAGAT TTGGCAGGTTCTATTATTGGAAAGGGAGGCCAGAGAATCAAACAAATACGTCATGAGTCAGGAGCTTCAATCAAAATCGATGAACCACTAGAAGGCTCAGAAGATCGAATAATAACTATTACAGGAACACAGGACCAGATACAAAATGCTCAGTATTTACTGCAGAACAG tGTGAAGCAGTATTCTGGAAAGTTTTTCTAA
- the LOC131592505 gene encoding heterogeneous nuclear ribonucleoprotein K isoform X4, translating to METEQQEETFTNTETNGKRPAEDMEEEQAFKRSRNTDEMVELRILLQSKNAGAVIGKGGKNIKALRTDYNASVSVPDSSGPERILSISADTETIGEILKKIIPTLEEYQHYKGSDFDCELRLLIHQSLAGGIIGVKGAKIKELRENTQTTIKLFQECCPHSTDRVVLIGGKPDRVVECIKIILDLISESPIKGRAQPYDPNFYDETYDYGGFTMMFDDRRGRPVGFPMRGRGGFDRMPPGRGGRPMPPSRRDYDDMSPRRGPPPPPPGRGGRGGSRARNLPLPPPPPPRGGDLMSYDRRGRPGDRYDGMMMQCHVDACDDMQPPELFEGGSGYDYSYTGGRGSYGDLGGPIITTQVTIPKDLAGSIIGKGGQRIKQIRHESGASIKIDEPLEGSEDRIITITGTQDQIQNAQYLLQNSVKQYSGKFF from the exons ATGGAGACTGAACAACAGGAAGAGACCTTTAccaacacagagacaaatg GCAAACGTCCTGCAGAAGATATGGAAGAAGAACAGGCCTTCAAAAGGTCTCGGAATACAGATGAGATGGTTGAATTGCGCATTTTGCTTCAAAGCAAA AATGCTGGAGCAGTGATTGGAAAAGGTGGCAAAAATATTAAGGCACTTCGTACAGAT TACAATGCAAGTGTTTCAGTCCCAGACAGCAGTGGCCCCGAGCG TATCTTGAGTATAAGTGCAGATACAGAGACAATTGGAGAAATCTTGAAGAAGATTATCCCTACTTTGGAAGAG TACCAGCACTACAAAGGTAGTGACTTTGACTGTGAATTAAGACTTCTAATTCACCAAAGTCTAGCAGGAGGAATTATTGGTGTCAAGGGTGCTAAAATCAAAGAACTCAGAGAG AACACTCAAACCACCATTAAGCTCTTTCAAGAATGTTGTCCTCATTCCACTGATAGAGTGGTGCTTATTGGTGGGAAACCTGATAGAGTTGTGGAATGTATCAAGATTATCTTGGATCTTATCTCTGAG TCTCCCATTAAAGGACGGGCCCAGCCTTATGATCCAAATTTCTATGATGAAACATATGACTATGGTGGCTTCACAATGATGTTTGATGATAGAAGGGGACGTCCAGTAGGCTTTCCCATGCGTGGAAGAGGAGGCTTCGATCGAATGCCTCCTGGTCGTGGTGGACGACCTATGCCTCCATCAAGAAGAGATTATGATGATATGAGCCCTCGCAGAGGACCTCCACCACCGCCACCAGGCCGTGGTGGCAGAGGTGGCAGCAGAGCTCGtaatcttcctcttcctcctccaccaCCTCCTCGTGGCGG aGATCTTATGTCTTATGACCGAAGAGGTAGACCTGGAGACCGTTATGATGGAATG ATGATGCAGTGTCATGTAGATGCCTGCGATGACATGCAGCCACCAGAGTTG TTTGAGGGTGGTTCTGGATATG ACTATTCTTACACAGGGGGCCGTGGTTCATATGGAGATCTTGGTGGACCCATCATCACAACACAAGTAACAATTCCCAAAGAT TTGGCAGGTTCTATTATTGGAAAGGGAGGCCAGAGAATCAAACAAATACGTCATGAGTCAGGAGCTTCAATCAAAATCGATGAACCACTAGAAGGCTCAGAAGATCGAATAATAACTATTACAGGAACACAGGACCAGATACAAAATGCTCAGTATTTACTGCAGAACAG tGTGAAGCAGTATTCTGGAAAGTTTTTCTAA
- the LOC131592505 gene encoding heterogeneous nuclear ribonucleoprotein K isoform X3, whose translation METEQQEETFTNTETNGKRPAEDMEEEQAFKRSRNTDEMVELRILLQSKNAGAVIGKGGKNIKALRTDYNASVSVPDSSGPERILSISADTETIGEILKKIIPTLEEYQHYKGSDFDCELRLLIHQSLAGGIIGVKGAKIKELRENTQTTIKLFQECCPHSTDRVVLIGGKPDRVVECIKIILDLISESPIKGRAQPYDPNFYDETYDYGGFTMMFDDRRGRPVGFPMRGRGGFDRMPPGRGGRPMPPSRRDYDDMSPRRGPPPPPPGRGGRGGSRARNLPLPPPPPPRGGDLMSYDRRGRPGDRYDGMMMQCHVDACDDMQPPELFEGGSGYDYSYTGGRGSYGDLGGPIITTQVTIPKDLAGSIIGKGGQRIKQIRHESGASIKIDEPLEGSEDRIITITGTQDQIQNAQYLLQNSVKQYADVEGF comes from the exons ATGGAGACTGAACAACAGGAAGAGACCTTTAccaacacagagacaaatg GCAAACGTCCTGCAGAAGATATGGAAGAAGAACAGGCCTTCAAAAGGTCTCGGAATACAGATGAGATGGTTGAATTGCGCATTTTGCTTCAAAGCAAA AATGCTGGAGCAGTGATTGGAAAAGGTGGCAAAAATATTAAGGCACTTCGTACAGAT TACAATGCAAGTGTTTCAGTCCCAGACAGCAGTGGCCCCGAGCG TATCTTGAGTATAAGTGCAGATACAGAGACAATTGGAGAAATCTTGAAGAAGATTATCCCTACTTTGGAAGAG TACCAGCACTACAAAGGTAGTGACTTTGACTGTGAATTAAGACTTCTAATTCACCAAAGTCTAGCAGGAGGAATTATTGGTGTCAAGGGTGCTAAAATCAAAGAACTCAGAGAG AACACTCAAACCACCATTAAGCTCTTTCAAGAATGTTGTCCTCATTCCACTGATAGAGTGGTGCTTATTGGTGGGAAACCTGATAGAGTTGTGGAATGTATCAAGATTATCTTGGATCTTATCTCTGAG TCTCCCATTAAAGGACGGGCCCAGCCTTATGATCCAAATTTCTATGATGAAACATATGACTATGGTGGCTTCACAATGATGTTTGATGATAGAAGGGGACGTCCAGTAGGCTTTCCCATGCGTGGAAGAGGAGGCTTCGATCGAATGCCTCCTGGTCGTGGTGGACGACCTATGCCTCCATCAAGAAGAGATTATGATGATATGAGCCCTCGCAGAGGACCTCCACCACCGCCACCAGGCCGTGGTGGCAGAGGTGGCAGCAGAGCTCGtaatcttcctcttcctcctccaccaCCTCCTCGTGGCGG aGATCTTATGTCTTATGACCGAAGAGGTAGACCTGGAGACCGTTATGATGGAATG ATGATGCAGTGTCATGTAGATGCCTGCGATGACATGCAGCCACCAGAGTTG TTTGAGGGTGGTTCTGGATATG ACTATTCTTACACAGGGGGCCGTGGTTCATATGGAGATCTTGGTGGACCCATCATCACAACACAAGTAACAATTCCCAAAGAT TTGGCAGGTTCTATTATTGGAAAGGGAGGCCAGAGAATCAAACAAATACGTCATGAGTCAGGAGCTTCAATCAAAATCGATGAACCACTAGAAGGCTCAGAAGATCGAATAATAACTATTACAGGAACACAGGACCAGATACAAAATGCTCAGTATTTACTGCAGAACAG tgTGAAGCAGTATGCAGATGTTGAAGGATTCTAA
- the LOC131592505 gene encoding heterogeneous nuclear ribonucleoprotein K isoform X1, producing METEQQEETFTNTETNDLSTGKRPAEDMEEEQAFKRSRNTDEMVELRILLQSKNAGAVIGKGGKNIKALRTDYNASVSVPDSSGPERILSISADTETIGEILKKIIPTLEEYQHYKGSDFDCELRLLIHQSLAGGIIGVKGAKIKELRENTQTTIKLFQECCPHSTDRVVLIGGKPDRVVECIKIILDLISESPIKGRAQPYDPNFYDETYDYGGFTMMFDDRRGRPVGFPMRGRGGFDRMPPGRGGRPMPPSRRDYDDMSPRRGPPPPPPGRGGRGGSRARNLPLPPPPPPRGGDLMSYDRRGRPGDRYDGMMMQCHVDACDDMQPPELFEGGSGYDYSYTGGRGSYGDLGGPIITTQVTIPKDLAGSIIGKGGQRIKQIRHESGASIKIDEPLEGSEDRIITITGTQDQIQNAQYLLQNSVKQYADVEGF from the exons ATGGAGACTGAACAACAGGAAGAGACCTTTAccaacacagagacaaatg ACCTGTCTACAGGCAAACGTCCTGCAGAAGATATGGAAGAAGAACAGGCCTTCAAAAGGTCTCGGAATACAGATGAGATGGTTGAATTGCGCATTTTGCTTCAAAGCAAA AATGCTGGAGCAGTGATTGGAAAAGGTGGCAAAAATATTAAGGCACTTCGTACAGAT TACAATGCAAGTGTTTCAGTCCCAGACAGCAGTGGCCCCGAGCG TATCTTGAGTATAAGTGCAGATACAGAGACAATTGGAGAAATCTTGAAGAAGATTATCCCTACTTTGGAAGAG TACCAGCACTACAAAGGTAGTGACTTTGACTGTGAATTAAGACTTCTAATTCACCAAAGTCTAGCAGGAGGAATTATTGGTGTCAAGGGTGCTAAAATCAAAGAACTCAGAGAG AACACTCAAACCACCATTAAGCTCTTTCAAGAATGTTGTCCTCATTCCACTGATAGAGTGGTGCTTATTGGTGGGAAACCTGATAGAGTTGTGGAATGTATCAAGATTATCTTGGATCTTATCTCTGAG TCTCCCATTAAAGGACGGGCCCAGCCTTATGATCCAAATTTCTATGATGAAACATATGACTATGGTGGCTTCACAATGATGTTTGATGATAGAAGGGGACGTCCAGTAGGCTTTCCCATGCGTGGAAGAGGAGGCTTCGATCGAATGCCTCCTGGTCGTGGTGGACGACCTATGCCTCCATCAAGAAGAGATTATGATGATATGAGCCCTCGCAGAGGACCTCCACCACCGCCACCAGGCCGTGGTGGCAGAGGTGGCAGCAGAGCTCGtaatcttcctcttcctcctccaccaCCTCCTCGTGGCGG aGATCTTATGTCTTATGACCGAAGAGGTAGACCTGGAGACCGTTATGATGGAATG ATGATGCAGTGTCATGTAGATGCCTGCGATGACATGCAGCCACCAGAGTTG TTTGAGGGTGGTTCTGGATATG ACTATTCTTACACAGGGGGCCGTGGTTCATATGGAGATCTTGGTGGACCCATCATCACAACACAAGTAACAATTCCCAAAGAT TTGGCAGGTTCTATTATTGGAAAGGGAGGCCAGAGAATCAAACAAATACGTCATGAGTCAGGAGCTTCAATCAAAATCGATGAACCACTAGAAGGCTCAGAAGATCGAATAATAACTATTACAGGAACACAGGACCAGATACAAAATGCTCAGTATTTACTGCAGAACAG tgTGAAGCAGTATGCAGATGTTGAAGGATTCTAA
- the LOC131592505 gene encoding heterogeneous nuclear ribonucleoprotein K isoform X5, with amino-acid sequence METEQQEETFTNTETNDLSTGKRPAEDMEEEQAFKRSRNTDEMVELRILLQSKNAGAVIGKGGKNIKALRTDYNASVSVPDSSGPERILSISADTETIGEILKKIIPTLEEYQHYKGSDFDCELRLLIHQSLAGGIIGVKGAKIKELRENTQTTIKLFQECCPHSTDRVVLIGGKPDRVVECIKIILDLISESPIKGRAQPYDPNFYDETYDYGGFTMMFDDRRGRPVGFPMRGRGGFDRMPPGRGGRPMPPSRRDYDDMSPRRGPPPPPPGRGGRGGSRARNLPLPPPPPPRGGDLMSYDRRGRPGDRYDGMMMQCHVDACDDMQPPELVFLSLFPYSLRVVLDMTILTQGAVVHMEILVDPSSQHK; translated from the exons ATGGAGACTGAACAACAGGAAGAGACCTTTAccaacacagagacaaatg ACCTGTCTACAGGCAAACGTCCTGCAGAAGATATGGAAGAAGAACAGGCCTTCAAAAGGTCTCGGAATACAGATGAGATGGTTGAATTGCGCATTTTGCTTCAAAGCAAA AATGCTGGAGCAGTGATTGGAAAAGGTGGCAAAAATATTAAGGCACTTCGTACAGAT TACAATGCAAGTGTTTCAGTCCCAGACAGCAGTGGCCCCGAGCG TATCTTGAGTATAAGTGCAGATACAGAGACAATTGGAGAAATCTTGAAGAAGATTATCCCTACTTTGGAAGAG TACCAGCACTACAAAGGTAGTGACTTTGACTGTGAATTAAGACTTCTAATTCACCAAAGTCTAGCAGGAGGAATTATTGGTGTCAAGGGTGCTAAAATCAAAGAACTCAGAGAG AACACTCAAACCACCATTAAGCTCTTTCAAGAATGTTGTCCTCATTCCACTGATAGAGTGGTGCTTATTGGTGGGAAACCTGATAGAGTTGTGGAATGTATCAAGATTATCTTGGATCTTATCTCTGAG TCTCCCATTAAAGGACGGGCCCAGCCTTATGATCCAAATTTCTATGATGAAACATATGACTATGGTGGCTTCACAATGATGTTTGATGATAGAAGGGGACGTCCAGTAGGCTTTCCCATGCGTGGAAGAGGAGGCTTCGATCGAATGCCTCCTGGTCGTGGTGGACGACCTATGCCTCCATCAAGAAGAGATTATGATGATATGAGCCCTCGCAGAGGACCTCCACCACCGCCACCAGGCCGTGGTGGCAGAGGTGGCAGCAGAGCTCGtaatcttcctcttcctcctccaccaCCTCCTCGTGGCGG aGATCTTATGTCTTATGACCGAAGAGGTAGACCTGGAGACCGTTATGATGGAATG ATGATGCAGTGTCATGTAGATGCCTGCGATGACATGCAGCCACCAGAGTTG gtttttctttctctttttccttatAGTTTGAGGGTGGTTCTGGATATG ACTATTCTTACACAGGGGGCCGTGGTTCATATGGAGATCTTGGTGGACCCATCATCACAACACAAGTAA